Part of the Bradysia coprophila strain Holo2 chromosome X unlocalized genomic scaffold, BU_Bcop_v1 contig_45, whole genome shotgun sequence genome, AAATCGATCTGCTAATCCTACTTTCATGGATTTTCTCAACGTTTTTCTggacaaaaattttcacagaattttctacagtcagaggcagtgaaatttcagcataaatttgcttcagcaatcaaatttttttcgtaagtTTCGTTTTcctacaaattaaaaatttactgaCTCATCAAGGTCTGATCATAAAGGTCAAGAATTTCTACACATCAACATTACGAATACACTGTTTTGCTTGAGCTCTTTTAATTATTGTTACCTTCCTTTTGTCCGGATGTAGGGTAAGCGTACCAATCCCCGGTCATCATGTAGTAGTCGGGCACcttatttttgttcttttatgTAAAATCTTGTTTTATGAATGAGAGAACAATATATATGTCCGACTACTCACGCATGCCAAAGTCGCTGTGTTAGGATGTAACCCATCGATGTACTCTaatggaaaaatgtacgaGAAAGAAAAGCGGTGCCGATTTCCCTTCtcggaaatttctttttattctaaaagtaCGTAATGCAAAATACTTAACAGgaattaatcaaataattaacaataaattcgcaaaaaatacgCACACGCTCTCACACATGCTCCACGAAGCTTAATAAATGACTTGTGTAGATCTGCCGTTACCGCTCGACGTTATTGCTTCCTCCAAATTTGAATCTAATTTTCGATAAGCAGCTGTATGCTTTCTGCGCGATAAGCCACTTCTTCCGTTCGTGTTGGAACGGCGTCCTTCAAGCAACAAAGCGAGCATTTTCGACTTGTTGTGATAAACCACATACGCGATGACACACACCAACAGTAGAAACATGAAATAGGTGAAGAAATTTGAGTCGGTATCATCGGTGAATGGATCTTCTTGATTGTGCAATTGCTCATTGGATGGCGCCTGTTCTGGCGGTGATTTAGCTGACTGAGCACCTTGTGAGTCCATCATATCATCGCCTTCATTAGTTTCGATTGAGTCGTCATTTATGTTGACCAGTTTATCTTTGGTGTTCACATCATTTACATCGAAATCGTCGTTGTCCTCGGTGACAACTTTGTAGTTTTCCTTATCCTCGTCGTCTTTCACCACATCCTCATCAATGTCAGTATCCACCAGGGAGTGTTCCTCATTGATGACTGGTTTTTCGGCCGTTTCCCCGTTAGGAATTGGATTTTCGCTTGGATTTAACGTTTTCGCAGTTGGCTTCAGTTCCTGTTTGACAGTTGCCGTTGGATTGGATTTAGTGCCACTTGACACGTCAATCTTTGCCTCACCCTCTCCAAAGTCCATATTTTGTAAACCTTCGACTGCTGACTCGGCAATTGGACTAGAATCTTCTTTCGCGGCTTTTCCATCGAGCCCATCAATCTTTTCTTCGTGAATCGTTTCATCGACTTCATCGACCTTCGCTTTAGCATTTATTGCCTCAACCACTTGCTTTATAGCAACATCAGCATCATTCGCATTGATCGGCATAGCTGCCGATAGTTTATCTTTATCTGGCTTGACGCTGCCGGATGCTTTATCTGATTTTGATGAAGAGTCTGCACGTACATTACCCAAATTTCGAATACCTTCAACTGACAGTTGATTAAATGTAGAATTGGTGACCGCATTGATTGGTTGCACGGGTTGTATGTCGACATTCGATAGTTGAAATCCGATTGCACTTACTTGACAAATCGGTTTGACCATGACCAGATTGTCATCGACACAAAATACTGGACAAAGGGTAGGTAGACGGTCGTACAACATATGCGAGTAGGGATATTCGTTCGGATTGTTTGGTACGTAGCCCGGAAACGTGACACAGAATTCTGCGATTTGGGTTTGATTGGATGCGTTCATGGCTTTGGTGAATTCGTCAACAGTAGTTAAACCTTTTACGTTGCTACGgtccaatttttcaatcatttcaaAGTACGACCCGCACAACATTTCTTGCTGCGGTTTTAGTTTGTCCGTTGAGCTGCATTCGGTAACAAACGGAACTACTGTAGCATTTAGTAAAGTATCTGAAAATTGTCACGAGAAGCAAACATTGAAACGACATCAACAAAACCATTTCCTAGAAAAGTTCAAATCGTTACCTCGATATTTCGGATGTTTTTCTATGGCACTGGACAATGTCGTTGAGATCGGTAGACTATGTGTTAATGTTACAATTGATATGAGAATGCAATTtagtaaacacattgttaaataatttttcgctGGATTaagttttaaatgaaattgtcgATTTGTTGACTTCATCTTTCTTTCGGAAGTGTCATTGAGTTTTTAGGACGGCCACACCGCTaactttgtttgttttttttctgtattttcttAAACTTTTGCGTTGGGAATCATTTTGCTGCTCgtatttattttcactggGAAATAAACTTGGCTAGGACCACTAGAATAGAACACCAAAATGAGCACGGAATAGGTTAAATGTCGGCCCGGAGCACATAGAGGTTTTTTAAAAGCATTTTCGTAGTAATTTGACATATAAATTGTGAGTGCGTTCAAGATAAATCGGTCGATTGACCATACCTAGTATCTAGTTTTTCATTGCGGAACACTACCTCGTATCTACGTTCTGTGAGAACAGATACCCAAAGTATTCGTGATCAATTCAGAGGTGTTTGATAACATACTTTATGTTTTCGTGTCGTACAATGCATTTGGTGATTTTTGGAATTGGAATTTGAATCTGAATGCGATTTGGATGAATGCAATTTGGATAAGTGCGATACGGTTGAAGCAATTTGGATGGATACGGTTTGAATGAATGCAATTTGTGTGGATGAATGGTGAGATACTTTAGTagattttgttaatttgattttcttttggttGCGTCGGTTGCGTTTTGTTTGATCTTTTGCTGCATCTGGGTTGTGAATTTTTTAGCAGCGTTCAAAATTTACCCGTGTTTCCatcagtaaaataaaaattctctaaGTAAACTTTCAAACGCTTGTTCAATCGAAAGATTTACTGTcgctgtcttgggaagggatcagtggaaacaactgatgATCACGCTACCCCCAGACCGCCACTGAATCCTGTGGTCGAAACAGCTCTGTCGTCTTTGTTAAAATCACTAAACGTGAACCGTTAGTGGGTAGGGAATAGCAAAGGCTCTGTTTGTTTCCTTTCTCTTATTATCTGCCATTATATTTTAGCAATTCTtctgtaggcatttcagctagTGGTATTTTTAGTGATCCCAAATGTCCTGTATACTGTCCTTTGATCACTGAATGCAACgtttgatctacacaggatgtTTAATGAACAATTGAATGAAGTGTCTGCCCCCCCTCCTTTTAGTACAAATATCTATTTGTCTGAACCCGTGGCTTTGGCGCTAGAGCTCTCGACTCATAATTCGTTTTCTATGTAACACTTACTCGTAGATATTCTAAtatagtccgttgccaattcgcaatgttaaaaatatcgaatgtcctaCATCGCTATACACACAACGTGGAAACGACGCCTGTATTTTGGGCACATTAGGGAAAAAATAGGATagatgttttttatttattgtaaatttaatcTTAGATTAGAAAAGATCACTTTTTTACTGACTGCGTCATTAtagtgagcagtctttttttgcgcatttaaataaaaaatatgtaCATCAGCGATCGTCGGCCATAAGGCTGtgcgttaaattttattctttaaTTCATTCGTTCATCTActgatttattcaaaattaaaattctgaaacgCAATTAAGGCGTGAATTCTTCCCGAAAATAATTTGGACTGATTTAATCACTTAAGCTTGGTTGGCGACCTCAACAGGTCGGAAACATTCCTGACTTAATATTGGAATCGATAAAactcaaattcaaaaactcCGGTTCTGACATGTTTTGGAGAAGTGTAGACTCTCTAGAGATGTATAATTTCCTCGCTCAGTAAAAAatcagtgattttttttgttttctctatCAAAAATACATATACAAATGAGTTCTTCCAACAAACTTCTCATTTCGATTTGATTGTCGCTCAATAATTCCAAAGAACGACATTTTTGCGAGTCCCAAAAATTTTTACTGGGACGCATTGGACAAAAACAAACTTCTAACCACAATAACTTTTGACAATTCAACCAAAATACGGTGAAAATGATTCGGGAactgaacaaaattttaaaatatcgaaaagaTCTGGTTTGGCATGTGCGAAATCAGAGCACAAGTCCAGCCGTACGGAATACGGTTTCAGTTTGTAATGGGAACTATCCAACTGATAGTTGGACAAATGTCACACCGAAAATACTGTCCTATACTGGCCGTAACATCTATTTGCAGAAGAACCATCCACTTTGCATAATACGCAATCAAATTGTGAATTATTTCTACAAAACATTTGTCAACCCAAAgggaaatgcaattttcagtGTGTTCGATAATCTGTCGCCAGTTGTGACAACAGAACAGAATTTTGACAAACTACTTATTCCGAAAGACCATGTAAGCAGGGCGAAGAGTGACTGCTACTATGTGAATGAACAACACTTGTTACGTGCCCACACTACAGCCATCAGGTATGTTCGTAGATGAGCACTATAAATACCGTTGacatcaatttttctttcaggTTGATCTGCTAAAATCCGGACTGGATAACTACTTAATTGTCCGGTGATGTCTACCGTCGTGATGAAATCGATGCAACTCACTTTCCAGTATTCATCAGATCGATGCCGTTCGAACGTTACATCGCGATAAGCTGTTCAAAAACAACCTGGAGCTAGAGATTTTCGAGAGCAATTTCAAAGTAAATCCATCATCGTTCCTACCGATCAAGTCCAGTCTGAAATGCATCGATCAATCGAAACAGCCGTGTCACACAATGGAATCGGTTAAGGTGATGGAACATGAAATCAAAACGGTTCTGGTCGGACTAGCACAACATTTATTCGGCAAAAACGTTGAATACCGCTGGGTCGATTCATACTTTCCATTCACGCAACCGTCATGGGAACTAGAAGTTTACTGGAAGGGTGAATGGCTGGAATTGCTCGGTTCGGGTATTATAAGAAACGAAATATTGGAAAAGAGTGGCATCAGCAATACGATTGGTTGGGCGTTCGGCGTTGGCTTGGAACGTTTAGCAATGGTCTTGTTCGAAATACCGACATTCGTCTGTTTTGGAGCAACGACAGCGGATTTCTGAATCAATTCAAAGCCGAAGACTTCGGTAAACACATAAAATACAAACCGGTTTCGGTGTATCCGCAATGTTCGAATGATGTGATCGTTTTGGTTACCGACAATGTAAAACCCGAAAACTTTTCGGAGAATGATTTTTACGATTTGGTTCGGGATTGTGGGTGGTGATTTTGTCGAACAGGTACGCATCAAAAA contains:
- the LOC119070086 gene encoding trans-Golgi network integral membrane protein 2-like encodes the protein MKSTNRQFHLKLNPAKNYLTMCLLNCILISIVTLTHSLPISTTLSSAIEKHPKYRDTLLNATVVPFVTECSSTDKLKPQQEMLCGSYFEMIEKLDRSNVKGLTTVDEFTKAMNASNQTQIAEFCVTFPGYVPNNPNEYPYSHMLYDRLPTLCPVFCVDDNLVMVKPICQVSAIGFQLSNVDIQPVQPINAVTNSTFNQLSVEGIRNLGNVRADSSSKSDKASGSVKPDKDKLSAAMPINANDADVAIKQVVEAINAKAKVDEVDETIHEEKIDGLDGKAAKEDSSPIAESAVEGLQNMDFGEGEAKIDVSSGTKSNPTATVKQELKPTAKTLNPSENPIPNGETAEKPVINEEHSLVDTDIDEDVVKDDEDKENYKVVTEDNDDFDVNDVNTKDKLVNINDDSIETNEGDDMMDSQGAQSAKSPPEQAPSNEQLHNQEDPFTDDTDSNFFTYFMFLLLVCVIAYVVYHNKSKMLALLLEGRRSNTNGRSGLSRRKHTAAYRKLDSNLEEAITSSGNGRSTQVIY